Proteins encoded within one genomic window of Eurosta solidaginis isolate ZX-2024a chromosome 1, ASM4086904v1, whole genome shotgun sequence:
- the LOC137248955 gene encoding sorbitol dehydrogenase-like, with the protein MAKDNLTAVLYGIEDLRLEQRPIPEIADDEVLLAMDSVGICASDVHYLVSGRIGDFILNKPMVMGHEAAGVVAKVGKKVKHLAVGDRVACEPGVPCRYCDHCKVGKYNLCPDMVFCATPPNDGNLARYFKHAANFCFKLPDHVSMEEGALLEPLSVGVHACQRAGVGLGSRVLVLGAGPIGLVTLLAAEAMGAEKILITDLVQHRLDVAKELGATHTLLINKNDTDKDVVKQVHAVMGAEPDKSIDCCGAESTARVSILVTRSGGCVVIVGMDEAEPKIPLMNALVREVDIRGVFRYCNDYPAALALIASGKINAKRLITHHFDITDTAKAFETARYGHGDAIKVMIHE; encoded by the exons atggcaaaggACAATCTAACAGCAGTATTGTATGGCATTGAGGATTTGCGTCTG GAGCAACGCCCTATACCGGAGATTGCTGATGATG AGGTACTTCTTGCTATGGACTCAGTAGGCATTTGCGCTTCTGATGTACATTACTTGGTTAGTGGACGTATTGGCGATTTCATACTTAACAAACCAATGGTTATGGGGCACGAAGCAGCTGGCGTTGTAGCTAAAGTTGGCAAAAAAGTCAAACACTTAGCTGTTGGCGATCGTGTCGCTTGTGAACCCGGTGTACCCTGCCGTTATTGCGATCACTGCAAAGTTGGTAAATATAATCTCTGCCCCGATATGGTGTTTTGTGCTACCCCACCAAATGATGGGAATCTCGCACGGTACTTCAAACATGCTGCAAATTTCTGTTTCAAATTGCCCGATCACGTAAGCATGGAAGAGGGTGCATTACTCGAGCCCCTCTCAGTGGGGGTACATGCTTGTCAGCGCGCTGGTGTAGGACTCGGCTCGAGGGTACTTGTACTAGGTGCTGGTCCAATTGGCTTAGTTACATTGCTCGCTGCAGAAGCAATGGGCGCCGAAAAGATACTAATTACAGATTTGGTCCAACACCGTTTGGATGTGGCGAAAGAACTTGGTGCTACGCATACCCTACTAATAAACAAGAATGATACTGATAAGGACGTTGTAAAGCAGGTACATGCAGTAATGGGTGCAGAACCAGATAAGTCGATCGATTGCTGCGGTGCCGAGAGTACGGCGCGCGTGAGCATTTTg GTCACACGTTCAGGTGGCTGCGTCGTTATTGTGGGAATGGATGAGGCAGAGCCAAAAATACCTCTTATGAATGCATTAGTACGCGAGGTGGACATACGCGGTGTTTTTCGTTATTGCAATGA TTACCCTGCTGCGCTGGCGTTAATAGCTTCGGGTAAAATAAATGCGAAACGTTTAATTACACACCACTTTGATATTACCGATACGGCAAAGGCTTTCGAAACTGCACGTTATGGCCATGGTGACGCTATTAAAGTTATGATACATGAATAA